Proteins encoded together in one Drosophila albomicans strain 15112-1751.03 chromosome 2R, ASM965048v2, whole genome shotgun sequence window:
- the LOC117574573 gene encoding protein takeout isoform X1 encodes MSKPSTFLLLLLIAFVAQETTKCVTVAQDLPDNFPKCKRDANFDKCLVDAVNQAIQLLKTGNKEFGIPPLEPLSVKKLVIDAGNAPINLRQALKNVKVHDMISTSKIHRYRTDLDKHLIICDSKTDRIEMIGDYEMSGRILLLPITGHGKANITLVNTKIEHRLIGEPFEKDGVKYMRLKEYRVAMEPKRVYLQFENLFNDKTLSEGMNRFLNENWETVFNELKVGYSKSFGLVFKELSNKIFEKVPFDNIFLS; translated from the exons ATGTCAAAACCATCGAcgtttttattgctgctgctaatCGCCTTCGTTGCGCAGGAGACCACAAAATGTGTAACGGTCGCGCAAGATTTGC CTGACAACTTCCCCAAGTGCAAACGCGATGCCAATTTTGACAAGTGTCTGGTGGATGCTGTTAATCAGGCAATACAATTACTGAAAACTG GTAACAAAGAATTCGGCATTCCGCCACTGGAGCCGCTGTCCGTGAAGAAACTCGTTATAGATGCCGGTAACGCACCCATTAATCTACGTCAAGCCTTGAAAAATGTGAAGGTGCACGATATGATCTCGACAAGCAAGATTCATCGGTACAG AACCGATTTGGACAAGCATTTAATCATCTGTGATAGCAAAACCGATCGCATTGAAATGATTGGCGACTACGAAATGTCGGGAAGAATTCTACTCTTACCTATTACGGGACATGGCAAAGCCAACATTACGTTGGTCAATACCAAAATCGAGCATCGTTTAATCGGGGAGCCCTTCGAAAAGGATGGCGTCAAATATATGCGTCTGAAGGAATATCGCGTTGCAATGGAGCCAAAGCGTGTTTATCTGCAATTTGAAAATCTGTTCAATGACAAAACCCTATCGGAGGGTATGAATCGTTTTCTGAATGAAAACTGGGAGACTGTCTTCAATGAATTGAAGGTGGGCTATTCTAAGAGCTTTGGTCTCGTATTCAAAGAGCTCTCAAACAAAATCTTTGAGAAAGTTCCGTTTGACAACATATTCTTAAGTTAG
- the LOC117574573 gene encoding protein takeout isoform X2 — translation MPLTHNRFAIQQQPESMTHIFQPTYRAVHADNFPKCKRDANFDKCLVDAVNQAIQLLKTGNKEFGIPPLEPLSVKKLVIDAGNAPINLRQALKNVKVHDMISTSKIHRYRTDLDKHLIICDSKTDRIEMIGDYEMSGRILLLPITGHGKANITLVNTKIEHRLIGEPFEKDGVKYMRLKEYRVAMEPKRVYLQFENLFNDKTLSEGMNRFLNENWETVFNELKVGYSKSFGLVFKELSNKIFEKVPFDNIFLS, via the exons ATGCCATTAACCCACAATCGCTTCGCAATCCAACAGCAACCAGAATCGATGACACATATTTTTCAACCTACTTATCGTGCTGTGCATG CTGACAACTTCCCCAAGTGCAAACGCGATGCCAATTTTGACAAGTGTCTGGTGGATGCTGTTAATCAGGCAATACAATTACTGAAAACTG GTAACAAAGAATTCGGCATTCCGCCACTGGAGCCGCTGTCCGTGAAGAAACTCGTTATAGATGCCGGTAACGCACCCATTAATCTACGTCAAGCCTTGAAAAATGTGAAGGTGCACGATATGATCTCGACAAGCAAGATTCATCGGTACAG AACCGATTTGGACAAGCATTTAATCATCTGTGATAGCAAAACCGATCGCATTGAAATGATTGGCGACTACGAAATGTCGGGAAGAATTCTACTCTTACCTATTACGGGACATGGCAAAGCCAACATTACGTTGGTCAATACCAAAATCGAGCATCGTTTAATCGGGGAGCCCTTCGAAAAGGATGGCGTCAAATATATGCGTCTGAAGGAATATCGCGTTGCAATGGAGCCAAAGCGTGTTTATCTGCAATTTGAAAATCTGTTCAATGACAAAACCCTATCGGAGGGTATGAATCGTTTTCTGAATGAAAACTGGGAGACTGTCTTCAATGAATTGAAGGTGGGCTATTCTAAGAGCTTTGGTCTCGTATTCAAAGAGCTCTCAAACAAAATCTTTGAGAAAGTTCCGTTTGACAACATATTCTTAAGTTAG
- the LOC117574571 gene encoding protein phosphatase 1 regulatory subunit 21: protein MAEHIGSMESTSVSEAKYQKLASEYSKMRAKAQVLKNAVQDERAKVESLREQLQQNATSSRRTEQEVDSLNFRNKQLESRVSQLQLELSLHEQAPKKKEPSRRGLLGGIKQEPPSETPHNTNAAQEALIFEELQKKIMENAQLTSLIDDKQRDLLLHTERMAELEHKLEKRTSDQNELEKRLRKELETLQHRNCELETKLVDAASMLGSEDALSATGSDSTPLHNALQQHQQQQHQLNTNAALPLTAEERIALLEKESAHWRAQYEAAKVIQNFNSNSNLNSNPIMDLSSICSCSTAAAGVTVKPCSLETKCSQRARDSLQEPLEPPTKEQLIYSVFSRKYEDLLRLKALAESRLRSSEQEAMHLQICLENATQELKSKDEQQSSLGGALQMLEEELTTTRINYEEQISVLTEQVISLSEQLAAGN, encoded by the exons ATGGCAGAACATATAGGAAGCATGGAGAGTACCTCAGTGTCAGAGGCAAAGTACCAGAAACTGGCCAGCGAATACTCAAAG ATGCGTGCCAAGGCACAAGTATTAAAAAATGCGGTGCAGGATGAGCGGGCGAAGGTGGAAAGTCTGCGTGAGCAATTGCAGCAAAATGCAACATCATCACGACGCACCGAGCAGGAAGTAGACTCATTGAATTTTCGCAATAAACAGCTAGAATCGCGTGTctcgcagctgcagctggagctgtCGCTGCACGAACAGGCGCCCAAGAAAAAGGAACCAAGCAGGCGTGGTCTTTTAGGGGGCATCAAACAGGAGCCGCCTAGCGAGACGCCACATAATACGAATGCGGCGCAAGAGGCGCTCATATTCGAGGAGttgcaaaagaaaatcatGGAGAACGCGCAGCTGACATCATTG ATCGATGACAAGCAGCgcgatttgttgttgcacacCGAACGAATGGCAGAGCTGGAACACAAGTTGGAGAAGCGCACAAGTGACCAAAACGAGCTGGAGAAACGTTTGCGTAAAGAGCTCGAAACACTGCAACATCGCAACTGCGAACTAGAAACCAAACTGGTCGATGCAGCCAGCATG TTGGGCAGCGAGGATGCTTTAAGCGCCACTGGCAGCGACAGCACGCCGCTGCACAATGCActgcagcagcaccaacagcagcaacatcaactcAATACCAATGCCGCCTTACCGTTAACTGCTGAGGAGCGTATTGCTCTTCTGGAGAAGGAGTCAGCTCACTGGCGAGCTCAATACGAGGCGGCAAAAGTCATTCAGAACTTCAACTCGAACTCCAACTTAAATTCGAACCCCATTATGGATCTCAGCAgcatttgcagctgcagcacagctgctgctggcgtcACCGTTAAGCCTTGTAGCCTCGAAACTAAATGTAGCCAGCGAGCGCGCGATTCGCTACAAGAGCCCCTCGAGCCGCCTACGAAGGAACAGTTAATCTACAGTGTATTCAGCAGAAAATACGAAGATTTGCTGCGCCTCAAAGCGTTGGCCGAGTCGCGATTGCGTTCTTCGGAGCAGGAGGCAATGCATTTGCAGATTTGCCTGGAGAATGCGACGCAAGAACTAAAATCAAAGGATGAGCAACAGTCCAGCTTGGGTGGGGCACTGCAAATGCTCGAGGAAGAACTG ACCACGACACGTATTAACTATGAGGAGCAGATCAGCGTGCTGACAGAACAAGTGATTAGCTTAAGTGAGCAATTGGCGGCCGGCAATTGA
- the LOC117574574 gene encoding iron-sulfur cluster assembly 2 homolog, mitochondrial has protein sequence MAFVLRQLAKPTLQRNLLVSTSSLRYAAKDAASKAPAAIAPSMTNPQQQLIVSDSCLKRLREICLDGSFLRITVEGGGCSGFQYKFDLDTKMNEDDLQFGEEKAKVVIDTISLDYCSGATIDYHSELIRAGFRMVANPQAEMGCSCGSSFAIKL, from the exons ATGGCTTTCGTGTTGCGCCAACTGGCAAAACCTACCCTCCAAAG AAATTTGTTGGTATCGACGTCCTCACTGCGCTATGCCGCCAAAGACGCCGCCTCCAAAGCTCCGGCAGCAATCGCACCCAGCATGACAAacccacaacagcagctgataGTGAGCGATAGCTGCCTGAAACGTTTGCGTGAGATCTGTCTGGACGGCTCCTTTCTGCGCATCACCGTCGAGGGCGGCGGCTGTTCAGGATTCCagtataaatttgatttggacACAAAGATGAACGAAGACGATCTACAGTTTGGGGAGGAGAAGGCAAAAGTGGTCATTGACACAATATCGCTGGATTATTGCAGTGGGGCAACAATAGATTATCATAGCGAACTAATTAGAGCGGGATTTCGCATGGTGGCCAATCCGCAAGCAGAAATGGGCTGCTCCTGTGGCTCGTCGTtcgcaattaaattgtaa